The sequence CTCTGAGTTTTCTACGTGAGAATTGCCAAGTAAAATAGAGGATAATTTCGATAACCAATAATGCCAAAACGGCGAAAATAATATTGTGCATCAAGTTTGTCTTAAAAGATGCCCACTGTTTTGATGCATCTTTCCACACAAGTACAATGCCGCTATCTGCAAGAGCGGCATTTTTAGTCCCTCTATAATCTCTGAGTGGAAAAGTACAAACTTGCATGGCAGATTTTCCTTTAATGAATATATTTCCGGGCAATTTGAGGAATTCTGATATCCGGTTATCCAAAACAATAGATCTTATATTTTTATCTGTAGTAGCTTCAATAAAATAATTTTCTAGACGTAAATCAGGCTGAAAATGTTTTTTCACAAAGCTTGCCCACATATTTTGTTGAACATGTTCTTTTGTCAATAAGATAGCGAAATTAGTATTTAAATTATCACGAAGTGATTTGAGCAAAATGGAAAATGAGGTACCGGCTTCAAGCGCTCCGACGTGCTCTTTTTCAACACGTTCTGTTTGACCAAAAGAAATTGGAACAACGCCTCGTATTCCAGAGTAAACTCGTCCTGTCTCAAATCCCTTAGTCGCTTTAAACGTTTGATTAACATCCACAACTGTGTATCGGACCTCGTCCATATTATCACCAAATTTTTCCGGCCTGTGAACTCTTAAAAAAGACGTTGAACCCGGTCCCAAATGAAAATGCAGTTGTCGGACATCATATTTTTGAGTCATCTTTTGCCAGCTTGGATTAACCAAATCAAGAAGCTTATTCCTTTGCTTCGCGGAATTTTCCTTACCAGGTCCCCCTCCCTCAGACTCTACTGCATCTTTTCCCATCTTAAAAAGAGCTGAGACCCGTGGATCATGGGCAATGAATGTAGCAAGCTGTTGCATTGATGTGGATTTGTTTTCAAGATTGATTTTAAACAGTTTTTCGACTTGTTGTGCCCAATCCGCAGTATCCTTGTTTAATGTATCCAATGAGGAATGATAATTTAAAATTATAAAAATTAAATCAGAAAGCGCTATGATAACCGAGACAATTGCTATACTTCCATTTTTTCTATCAAGCATAATTCGCGTTCAGTTCTCGTTTGAATAAAACTCTAAGGGTCATGGAAATTTTAAAATCTACCAATAGAGCGCCGGATTTTTGCCTGGTTTATAGGCGCGCCAATGTGAACATATTGGAATATGTGCATATTGGCGCAACGCGGAAACCAGGTAAAAAGACAAGCTGTATGGTAGATTTTGTTGTTTCCATGACCCTAATTACCAGACCAGCTCTACATCATGCCATATTTTTACCGCGCATTCATACGATCCAGCATCAGTTCACCAATGAGCGTCGCATTTGGAGCAATAGTGACCCCGGCTTCCGTGAGCGCTTTGATCTTGGCCTTTGCACTGGTGCCTTTTCCTTCAATAATGGCGCCGGCATGCCCCATCCTTTTGCCGGGAGGAGCCGAAACCCCCGCTATAAACCCAACAACCGGAACCTTGATTTCATCAGCGATAAATTCAGCCGCCTCCACTTCATCGAGGCCACCTATTTCACCGATAAGTATTATCCCTTCAGTGTCGGGATCATCACGGAATAGCTCTAAAACATCCACAAAAGTTATGCCATGTATCGGGTCACCCCCAATACCAATGGCTGTAGTTTGACCTAACCCGTTTAAAGTGGTTTGATGGACCGCTTCGTAGGCCAACGTTCCGCTACGGGACACCACCCCTATTTTACCCGGTTTGAAAATATTGCCCGGCGCAATTCCGATCTTGGCTTGATTCGGCGTTACAATACCCGGACAGTTGGGCCCGATTAAAACGCTGTCGCTCAAATCCAAACAGCGTTTCACTTTGATCATATCGTGCACAGGGATTCCTTCGGTGATCGCCACAATCAAAGGGATTTCGGCATCAATGGCTTCAATAATGGAGGCGGCTGCAAAGGGCGGCGGCACAAAAATCATGGTGGCATTCGCACCGGTATTTTCCTTGCATTCCTGCACGGTGTCAAAAATCTTAAAACCTTC comes from uncultured Desulfobacter sp. and encodes:
- the sucD gene encoding succinate--CoA ligase subunit alpha, which encodes MSILVNKDTVLMTQGITGKAGLFHSIKCREYGTQLVGGVTPGKGGQVVEGFKIFDTVQECKENTGANATMIFVPPPFAAASIIEAIDAEIPLIVAITEGIPVHDMIKVKRCLDLSDSVLIGPNCPGIVTPNQAKIGIAPGNIFKPGKIGVVSRSGTLAYEAVHQTTLNGLGQTTAIGIGGDPIHGITFVDVLELFRDDPDTEGIILIGEIGGLDEVEAAEFIADEIKVPVVGFIAGVSAPPGKRMGHAGAIIEGKGTSAKAKIKALTEAGVTIAPNATLIGELMLDRMNAR
- a CDS encoding cache domain-containing protein; protein product: MLDRKNGSIAIVSVIIALSDLIFIILNYHSSLDTLNKDTADWAQQVEKLFKINLENKSTSMQQLATFIAHDPRVSALFKMGKDAVESEGGGPGKENSAKQRNKLLDLVNPSWQKMTQKYDVRQLHFHLGPGSTSFLRVHRPEKFGDNMDEVRYTVVDVNQTFKATKGFETGRVYSGIRGVVPISFGQTERVEKEHVGALEAGTSFSILLKSLRDNLNTNFAILLTKEHVQQNMWASFVKKHFQPDLRLENYFIEATTDKNIRSIVLDNRISEFLKLPGNIFIKGKSAMQVCTFPLRDYRGTKNAALADSGIVLVWKDASKQWASFKTNLMHNIIFAVLALLVIEIILYFTWQFSRRKLRDIIKTKTKEINRHYYHLKKMIETFPIGILVIDNELDKICEVNPKAIEMIGAPEKEIVGHSIKDYIKKNESGDAGKDEYLLTISDGSEFHILKVEAQAEVYGKNLSIISISDINQKKKQEYEIIQKEKFQSVLEMAGAVCHELNQPLMVISGYGELISDDAFNDKKAIKEYVSEIKVQIDRLGAITKKLMNITQYQTKKYLDGQIIDIDKASDQK